Proteins encoded within one genomic window of Sphingomonas sp. KRR8:
- a CDS encoding META domain-containing protein, whose amino-acid sequence MERLAALSLALGLAMAGCAPLPPAAAGPAPAPGIYRAVGTEPFWSLTLNGRDMIFTEAARPGQRIVVPQPRVIIGFAGEIYQTPRMGVNIVHTQCSDGMSDRIYPDKVQLRVDGRSFEGCGGDPVASESRLEGTSWNVLAVNGRRTGGGPRFTLSFSRDRLSGQFGCNRLNGTYQASPSGLTAGPLMSTRMACPDMRFEDQAGRILAQPVTLRTLPNLDLELSNSVGSIRLRRQS is encoded by the coding sequence ATGGAACGACTCGCCGCTCTCTCGCTTGCGCTCGGTCTTGCCATGGCCGGCTGCGCTCCCCTTCCACCCGCCGCCGCTGGCCCGGCCCCAGCGCCCGGCATCTACCGCGCGGTCGGGACGGAGCCATTCTGGAGCCTGACCCTTAACGGTCGCGACATGATCTTCACGGAGGCGGCGAGGCCCGGCCAGCGCATTGTCGTCCCGCAGCCGCGCGTGATCATCGGTTTCGCGGGCGAGATCTACCAGACGCCACGGATGGGCGTGAACATCGTCCACACCCAGTGTAGCGACGGGATGAGTGACCGCATTTATCCGGACAAGGTGCAACTCCGCGTCGATGGCCGCTCGTTCGAGGGATGTGGCGGTGATCCGGTTGCCAGCGAGAGCCGGTTGGAAGGCACCAGCTGGAACGTGCTTGCCGTGAACGGCCGGCGAACCGGCGGCGGCCCGCGCTTCACCCTCAGCTTTAGCCGCGACCGGCTGAGCGGCCAGTTCGGCTGCAACCGACTGAACGGCACCTATCAGGCAAGCCCAAGCGGCCTGACCGCTGGCCCCCTGATGTCCACGCGCATGGCCTGCCCGGACATGCGATTCGAAGATCAGGCCGGCCGCATCCTCGCCCAGCCCGTGACCCTGCGAACCCTGCCCAACCTCGACCTCGAATTGAGCAACAGCGTCGGATCGATCCGCCTCAGGCGTCAGAGCTGA
- the rmuC gene encoding DNA recombination protein RmuC translates to MEMLVIVGAAILALLVGVALGWVLGQKPIAGLQGELSGLREHRITAERELALVSDQARRLPQTEEMLRAVTGERDEARQQLASVTPLAERAAAQELELASLRAEKEQLAAAKAAFERGEAERADAFSKQLAQIKDLETKLETRFGELAGKAVETAHDAFLKRASERLGTESKEHQAKLQHLLQPVETTLKRYEEGLARVEKERVDQYAGLREAVELVRAGQGQVRDEARRLVTALTSSPKQRGRWGEQSLRNVLVQAGLVENIDFHMEVSVETDDGRQRPDAIVNLPQGRKLIVDAKCSLNAYLDACDEVDDEKRSACFRLHLASIVRHAQQLGSKAYWTQWGEAADYVVMYIPGEHFLSAALEQDPELWEKAFKDRVLLATPTNLVAIARTVASVWRQEKLSEQAGEIAALGKELHSRLATMAEHVGRMGKNLATANAAYNQMVGSFESQVFTQARRFETLGAGSNKEIAAAPMLEVSPRPLTKLAGPASDLPEAAE, encoded by the coding sequence ATGGAAATGCTGGTGATCGTAGGGGCTGCCATCCTGGCGCTGCTGGTGGGCGTGGCGCTCGGCTGGGTGCTGGGCCAGAAGCCGATTGCCGGACTTCAGGGCGAGCTCAGCGGCCTTCGCGAACATCGGATCACTGCGGAACGGGAGCTGGCCCTGGTCAGCGATCAGGCGCGGCGACTGCCTCAGACCGAGGAGATGCTCCGGGCGGTCACCGGCGAGCGGGATGAGGCACGGCAGCAGCTGGCCAGCGTGACTCCGCTGGCCGAACGGGCCGCCGCTCAGGAGCTCGAACTTGCCAGCCTTCGGGCGGAGAAGGAGCAGCTTGCCGCCGCCAAGGCCGCGTTCGAACGCGGCGAGGCCGAGCGTGCCGACGCCTTCTCCAAGCAGCTGGCGCAGATCAAGGACCTGGAGACGAAGCTGGAAACCCGCTTCGGTGAGCTGGCTGGCAAGGCGGTCGAAACCGCGCACGACGCTTTCCTCAAGCGGGCGAGCGAGCGCCTGGGTACCGAAAGCAAGGAGCATCAGGCGAAGCTCCAGCACCTGCTCCAGCCGGTGGAGACCACCCTCAAGCGCTATGAAGAAGGGCTCGCCCGTGTCGAGAAGGAGCGGGTCGACCAGTATGCGGGCTTGCGTGAAGCGGTGGAGCTGGTGCGCGCGGGGCAGGGGCAGGTGCGCGACGAAGCGCGGCGGCTGGTCACCGCGCTGACCTCCAGCCCCAAGCAGCGCGGCCGGTGGGGCGAGCAGAGCCTGCGCAACGTGCTGGTGCAGGCGGGCCTGGTCGAGAACATCGACTTCCACATGGAAGTATCGGTCGAGACCGACGACGGGCGGCAGCGTCCGGACGCGATCGTCAACCTGCCGCAGGGCCGCAAGCTGATCGTCGACGCGAAATGCTCGCTGAACGCCTATCTCGATGCCTGCGATGAAGTGGACGATGAGAAGCGCAGCGCCTGCTTCCGCCTCCACCTCGCGTCGATTGTCCGGCACGCGCAGCAGCTCGGCTCCAAGGCCTATTGGACCCAGTGGGGCGAGGCGGCGGACTATGTCGTCATGTACATTCCCGGCGAGCACTTCCTGTCGGCGGCGCTCGAGCAGGATCCCGAGTTGTGGGAGAAAGCGTTCAAGGATCGTGTCCTGCTGGCGACCCCGACCAATCTCGTCGCCATCGCCCGAACGGTGGCGAGCGTCTGGCGGCAGGAGAAGCTGAGCGAGCAGGCAGGCGAGATCGCGGCGCTCGGCAAGGAGCTCCACTCGCGACTCGCGACCATGGCCGAGCATGTCGGTCGCATGGGCAAGAACCTCGCCACCGCCAACGCCGCCTACAATCAAATGGTCGGAAGCTTCGAAAGCCAGGTGTTCACCCAGGCCCGCCGGTTCGAGACGCTGGGTGCGGGCAGCAACAAGGAGATCGCTGCGGCGCCGATGCTGGAAGTCAGTCCGCGGCCGCTGACGAAGCTTGCTGGCCCCGCATCCGACCTGCCCGAAGCGGCGGAGTAA
- a CDS encoding four-helix bundle copper-binding protein yields MSIRKMIGLHPASAQHHNQALGDAVHHLMYCAKMCLSCADSCMAEPMDMTQCIRLCLDCSDICEATARLGLRRTGDDNLILRELLELCARMCEQCAAECERHDHEHCKLCAQICRECAADCRNAAQSLA; encoded by the coding sequence ATGTCCATTCGCAAGATGATCGGCCTGCATCCGGCCAGCGCGCAGCATCACAACCAGGCGCTCGGCGACGCGGTGCACCACCTGATGTACTGCGCGAAGATGTGCCTCAGCTGTGCCGACAGCTGCATGGCCGAGCCGATGGACATGACCCAGTGCATCCGCCTCTGTCTCGACTGCTCCGACATCTGCGAGGCGACTGCCCGGCTGGGCCTGCGGCGGACCGGGGACGACAATCTCATCCTGCGCGAGTTGCTCGAACTGTGCGCCCGCATGTGCGAGCAGTGTGCCGCCGAATGCGAGCGTCACGACCATGAGCATTGCAAGCTCTGCGCTCAGATCTGCCGTGAATGCGCCGCCGACTGCCGCAATGCGGCGCAGTCGCTCGCCTGA
- the def gene encoding peptide deformylase, with protein sequence MSLLPIIEIPDPILRAPSAPVERVDDDLLGLIASMFETMYDAPGIGLAAVQVAVPRRLVVIDLQDPDPDAEIAEGEEPKPVRRPHVFINPKILHRSDATKLYTEGCLSIPEQYAEIERPDLIRLQWLDEQGREQEGEFDGLMSVCLQHEVDHLDGVLFIDYLSRLKRDMIVKKVVKARGTRGAAAL encoded by the coding sequence ATGTCCCTCCTGCCCATCATCGAGATTCCCGATCCCATCCTCCGGGCGCCTTCCGCGCCGGTGGAGCGGGTCGATGACGACCTGCTCGGCCTGATCGCGAGCATGTTCGAAACCATGTACGACGCGCCCGGCATCGGGCTTGCCGCCGTGCAGGTCGCCGTTCCGCGCCGCCTGGTGGTGATCGACCTGCAGGATCCTGACCCGGACGCGGAAATCGCCGAAGGAGAGGAGCCCAAGCCCGTCCGGCGGCCGCACGTCTTCATCAATCCGAAGATCCTGCACCGTTCGGACGCGACCAAGCTCTATACCGAGGGCTGCCTGTCCATCCCCGAGCAATATGCCGAGATCGAACGGCCGGACCTGATCCGGCTGCAGTGGCTCGATGAGCAGGGGCGCGAGCAGGAGGGCGAGTTCGACGGCCTCATGTCCGTCTGCCTCCAGCATGAGGTCGATCACCTCGATGGCGTGCTGTTCATCGACTATCTGTCGCGACTGAAGCGCGACATGATCGTCAAGAAAGTCGTGAAAGCGCGCGGCACTCGAGGCGCCGCCGCCCTCTAG
- the recR gene encoding recombination mediator RecR: MASQEIEALAGALARLPGLGPRSARRAVLHLMKKREGALMPLLAALQTVAERLSTCSVCGNVDTADPCSICRDPRRDTASLCVVEEVADLWALDRSRLFPGRYHVLGGRLSALDGVRPEDLAIEGLIRRVSGGGVDEVVLAMNATLEGQTTAHYLAERLEKYPLRLTQLAHGLPVGGELDYLDEGTLAQALRARRPVA, from the coding sequence ATGGCATCGCAGGAGATCGAAGCACTTGCGGGCGCGCTCGCCCGACTTCCCGGCCTTGGTCCCCGCTCGGCGCGGCGCGCGGTCCTGCACCTGATGAAGAAGCGCGAGGGCGCGCTGATGCCGCTGCTGGCGGCGCTGCAGACGGTGGCGGAGCGGCTGTCCACCTGCTCGGTGTGCGGGAATGTCGACACCGCCGATCCGTGCAGCATCTGCCGCGATCCGCGGCGAGATACCGCCAGCCTGTGCGTGGTCGAGGAGGTGGCGGACCTGTGGGCGCTCGACCGTTCGCGACTGTTTCCGGGGCGCTACCACGTGCTGGGCGGCCGACTGTCCGCGCTTGATGGAGTTCGACCGGAGGATCTGGCGATCGAAGGGCTGATCCGCCGGGTTTCCGGGGGCGGGGTCGACGAGGTGGTGCTCGCCATGAACGCCACGCTGGAAGGCCAGACCACCGCCCATTACCTGGCCGAGCGGCTCGAGAAGTACCCGCTGCGCCTGACGCAGCTGGCGCATGGCCTGCCTGTAGGCGGCGAACTCGACTATCTGGACGAGGGTACGCTGGCGCAGGCACTGAGGGCTCGGCGGCCGGTCGCTTGA
- the fmt gene encoding methionyl-tRNA formyltransferase, giving the protein MRVIFMGSPGFAVPTLNALIGAGHEVVAVYCQPPRPAQRGKKVQKTAVHARADELGLEVRTPARLRSPEEQDAFAALRADVAVVAAYGLILPQPILDAPNRGCINVHASLLPRWRGAAPIHRAILAGDEVTGVTIMQMEAGLDTGPMLAVAELPIGDRNAGDLTDDLARLGASLLVDVLADPANFPPEPQPGDGVTYAAKIDKTEARIDWSRPAVEIERQVRAFAPAPGAWFEVNGERVKLLAAQLADAGSYAPGEVLDDMLTVACGEGAIRPTLVQRAGRGPMRPDELLRGFAISAGTRLA; this is encoded by the coding sequence ATGCGGGTCATCTTCATGGGATCGCCGGGCTTCGCGGTACCGACGCTGAACGCGCTGATCGGAGCGGGGCACGAGGTCGTCGCCGTCTATTGCCAGCCGCCGCGGCCGGCGCAGCGCGGCAAGAAGGTGCAGAAGACGGCCGTCCACGCGCGGGCGGACGAATTGGGACTGGAAGTGCGCACGCCGGCACGCCTGCGCAGCCCTGAGGAGCAGGATGCCTTTGCCGCGCTTCGGGCGGATGTGGCCGTGGTCGCGGCCTACGGCCTCATCCTGCCGCAACCGATCCTCGACGCGCCCAACCGGGGCTGCATCAACGTCCACGCTTCCCTTTTGCCCCGCTGGCGAGGCGCCGCTCCGATCCACCGCGCCATCCTGGCGGGTGACGAAGTGACCGGCGTCACCATCATGCAGATGGAAGCGGGGCTCGACACGGGCCCGATGCTGGCAGTCGCAGAGCTGCCGATCGGCGACCGCAATGCCGGTGACCTCACCGACGACCTCGCGCGGCTTGGCGCCAGCCTGCTGGTCGACGTGCTGGCCGACCCAGCCAATTTCCCACCCGAGCCGCAGCCCGGCGACGGCGTCACCTACGCCGCCAAGATCGACAAGACCGAGGCGCGGATCGACTGGTCGAGGCCAGCAGTAGAGATCGAACGGCAGGTGCGGGCCTTCGCACCAGCTCCGGGCGCTTGGTTCGAAGTGAATGGCGAGCGGGTGAAGCTGCTCGCCGCTCAACTGGCCGATGCCGGCAGCTATGCTCCGGGCGAGGTGCTGGACGACATGCTGACGGTCGCCTGCGGTGAAGGAGCGATTCGGCCCACCCTGGTACAGCGCGCGGGACGTGGACCGATGCGTCCGGACGAGCTGCTGCGCGGCTTCGCCATTTCGGCAGGCACGCGGCTGGCGTGA
- the truA gene encoding tRNA pseudouridine(38-40) synthase TruA, with translation MTRWKLILEWDGAPFMGWQRQDHGPSVQAALERAAKAMTGEQVTAHAAGRTDAGVHALGMAAHIDVAKDLAAHRLREGLNALLRPDPVAVLDAEAVAGDWHARFSCTGRRYLYRIANRRAPLTLDRGKAWRIGLPLDLAAMQEAAAHLVGHHDFTTFRSVNCQSDSPLKTLDRLDVERIGEEVHVHAAARSFLHHQVRSMVGCLALVGQGQWTADDMKAALEARDRGALGLNAPAEGLYFVEAAYPA, from the coding sequence GTGACCCGCTGGAAGCTGATCCTGGAGTGGGACGGCGCCCCGTTCATGGGCTGGCAGCGCCAGGATCATGGGCCGTCCGTGCAAGCGGCGCTGGAGCGCGCCGCCAAGGCCATGACGGGCGAGCAGGTCACCGCCCACGCGGCCGGACGGACGGATGCGGGCGTCCATGCCTTGGGGATGGCGGCGCACATCGATGTGGCCAAGGATCTGGCAGCGCATCGCCTCCGCGAAGGGCTGAACGCCTTGCTGCGGCCGGACCCGGTGGCGGTGCTCGACGCGGAAGCGGTGGCCGGCGACTGGCACGCACGGTTCAGCTGCACTGGGCGGCGTTACCTTTACCGTATCGCGAACCGCCGCGCGCCGTTGACGCTGGACCGCGGAAAGGCTTGGCGCATCGGATTGCCGCTGGACCTTGCTGCGATGCAGGAAGCAGCCGCGCACCTCGTCGGCCATCATGATTTCACCACCTTCCGATCGGTGAACTGCCAATCCGACAGCCCGCTCAAAACCTTGGACCGGCTGGACGTTGAGCGAATCGGCGAGGAGGTGCACGTCCACGCCGCGGCCCGCAGCTTCCTTCATCACCAGGTCCGCTCAATGGTCGGCTGCCTGGCGCTGGTCGGCCAGGGCCAGTGGACCGCCGATGACATGAAGGCTGCGCTTGAGGCTCGTGACCGCGGAGCGCTCGGGCTGAACGCTCCCGCCGAGGGGCTTTACTTCGTCGAGGCGGCCTACCCGGCCTAG
- a CDS encoding pyridoxal-dependent decarboxylase, exosortase A system-associated produces MKAMGPLPPEWQADLRFAAHTPEDLAAQSGGTPLFVYDRAVIRARIAQFRSAFPGIALHYAIKANPFGPLLAFMSSEVDGFDLASAGELQKLQAAGAGDRPVSFAGPGKTGADMSAGLAAAVTFNLESEEEWTSLRRIAARDSVRPRVAVRVNPPFGLKGSGMKMGGLASPFGVDHDRVPALVRRIIDEGGDWRGLHVYAGSQSLSADAIIDGQRATVALAAEIAAEVGVTPPEVNLGGGFGIPYFAGDQPLDIVAVGAALKQTLDQRPAILRDTNFVIELGRWLVGEAGVYLTRVVDRKVSRGRTFLVTDGGLQHMLAASGNFGQLLRRNYPVAVANRFGAEAEEEVTVVGCLCTPLDLLADEITLPRAEVGDLIAIFCAGAYGLTASPQGFLSMPAAREVLV; encoded by the coding sequence ATGAAGGCGATGGGTCCACTTCCGCCCGAATGGCAGGCAGATCTTCGCTTTGCCGCGCACACGCCGGAGGACCTCGCCGCGCAGAGCGGTGGAACGCCGCTGTTCGTCTACGACCGAGCCGTGATCCGCGCCCGCATTGCCCAGTTCCGCTCCGCCTTTCCGGGCATCGCGCTGCATTATGCCATCAAGGCCAACCCGTTCGGCCCGCTGCTTGCCTTCATGAGCAGCGAAGTGGACGGTTTCGATCTCGCCTCCGCCGGGGAGCTCCAGAAGCTGCAGGCGGCCGGTGCCGGCGACCGGCCGGTCAGCTTCGCCGGGCCGGGCAAGACGGGCGCCGACATGTCCGCCGGTCTCGCCGCCGCAGTGACGTTCAACCTCGAGAGCGAGGAGGAGTGGACGAGCCTGCGCCGGATTGCGGCGCGCGACAGCGTCCGCCCGCGCGTGGCCGTCCGCGTGAATCCGCCCTTCGGCCTAAAAGGCTCCGGCATGAAGATGGGCGGGCTCGCCAGCCCGTTCGGCGTCGACCACGACCGCGTGCCTGCGCTCGTCCGCCGGATCATCGACGAAGGGGGGGACTGGCGCGGGCTGCATGTCTACGCCGGTTCGCAGTCATTGAGCGCCGACGCGATCATCGACGGTCAGCGCGCAACGGTGGCACTCGCGGCCGAGATCGCCGCCGAAGTCGGTGTGACCCCGCCTGAGGTCAATCTCGGCGGCGGCTTCGGAATTCCCTATTTCGCGGGCGACCAGCCGCTCGACATCGTGGCGGTAGGCGCGGCACTAAAGCAAACGCTCGACCAACGCCCCGCCATCCTGCGCGACACGAACTTCGTCATCGAACTCGGCCGCTGGCTGGTGGGAGAGGCGGGCGTCTACCTGACCCGGGTGGTCGATCGAAAGGTCAGCCGCGGCAGAACCTTTCTCGTCACCGACGGCGGGCTGCAGCACATGCTCGCCGCCAGCGGCAACTTCGGCCAGCTGCTGCGCCGCAACTATCCGGTGGCGGTCGCCAACAGGTTCGGCGCCGAGGCGGAGGAGGAGGTCACCGTTGTCGGCTGCCTCTGCACCCCGCTGGACCTCCTCGCGGACGAAATCACGCTGCCACGCGCCGAGGTCGGCGACCTGATCGCCATCTTCTGCGCCGGCGCCTACGGTCTGACAGCGAGCCCGCAAGGCTTCCTGTCGATGCCCGCTGCGAGGGAAGTGCTGGTCTAG
- a CDS encoding AMP-binding protein encodes MALPDATVRPLDHLLLCGDPASPALVADGRSLSFSELEVMVARTAARLQALGLQAGDRVASWMGKTMLACVLPLATARAGLVHVPINPVLRRAQAEHILADSGAALLIANRPRLESLGPTGARTLALEDWEEGSDALPPSSRDPNELAALLYTSGSTGRPKGVMLSHANLWLGAVSVAHYLGLQADNRTLCVLPLAFDYGQNQLLSTWVAGGCAVAFDYLLPREVVKAVAREGITTLAGVPPLWLQLAEQKWGEAGVTLRTLTNSGGHLPEPLVRRLRELFPQARLHLMYGLTEAFRSASLDPAQVDTHPDAVGTAIPFAELRIVRPDGSPADADEEGELVHSGPLVAQGYWKDPQRTAQRFRAGEVWSGDRAVIGADGLLRIRGRDDAMIKVSGNRVSPTEVEEAALASGVVADCAAFGVPDERLGQAIVLVAVAKGESADERLRAWFSAELPPYLRPSRILWRDALPLSPNGKTDRAVLKAELTA; translated from the coding sequence ATGGCACTTCCTGACGCCACCGTCCGGCCACTCGACCACCTGCTGCTGTGCGGTGATCCGGCCTCGCCCGCGCTAGTCGCGGACGGACGCTCTCTGAGCTTCTCCGAGCTGGAGGTGATGGTGGCGCGAACCGCCGCGCGGTTGCAGGCGTTGGGATTGCAGGCTGGCGACCGGGTGGCGAGCTGGATGGGCAAGACGATGCTTGCCTGCGTCCTGCCGCTTGCGACCGCGCGCGCGGGCCTTGTGCATGTGCCGATCAACCCCGTGCTGCGCCGTGCCCAGGCCGAGCATATCCTGGCTGACAGCGGGGCGGCGCTGCTGATCGCCAACCGCCCGCGGCTGGAGAGCCTGGGTCCGACCGGCGCGAGAACACTGGCGCTGGAGGATTGGGAGGAGGGGAGCGACGCGCTTCCGCCGTCATCGCGCGATCCGAACGAACTCGCCGCCTTGCTCTACACCTCCGGCTCGACTGGGCGGCCGAAGGGCGTGATGCTGAGCCATGCCAACCTGTGGCTCGGCGCGGTGAGCGTCGCGCATTACCTTGGCCTGCAGGCGGACAACCGGACCTTGTGCGTGCTGCCGCTGGCCTTCGACTATGGGCAAAATCAGTTGCTTTCGACCTGGGTCGCGGGCGGGTGCGCGGTGGCCTTCGACTATCTTCTACCGCGTGAGGTGGTGAAGGCCGTTGCAAGGGAGGGCATCACGACTCTGGCCGGCGTGCCGCCACTGTGGCTGCAGCTTGCCGAGCAAAAGTGGGGCGAGGCGGGCGTCACATTGCGCACCCTCACCAATTCAGGCGGGCACCTGCCCGAGCCGCTGGTGCGGCGCTTGCGCGAGCTGTTTCCGCAGGCGAGGCTGCACCTGATGTACGGCCTCACCGAAGCCTTCCGTTCTGCCAGCCTCGATCCGGCGCAAGTCGACACGCACCCGGATGCGGTGGGCACCGCCATTCCCTTTGCCGAACTGCGCATCGTGCGGCCGGACGGCAGCCCCGCCGATGCGGACGAGGAAGGTGAACTGGTGCACTCCGGTCCATTGGTCGCACAAGGCTATTGGAAGGACCCTCAGCGCACCGCCCAACGCTTTCGGGCCGGTGAGGTATGGAGCGGCGATCGCGCGGTGATCGGCGCCGACGGCCTGCTCCGAATCCGCGGACGCGACGACGCGATGATCAAGGTCAGCGGCAACCGTGTCAGCCCGACCGAGGTCGAGGAAGCCGCGCTCGCCAGCGGCGTCGTCGCGGACTGCGCCGCCTTCGGCGTTCCCGACGAGCGGCTCGGCCAGGCGATCGTGCTGGTCGCCGTGGCGAAGGGGGAGAGCGCTGACGAGCGCCTTCGCGCCTGGTTCAGCGCCGAACTCCCGCCTTACCTGCGCCCAAGTCGCATCCTCTGGCGCGACGCGCTGCCGCTGTCACCCAATGGGAAGACCGACCGCGCCGTGCTCAAGGCCGAGCTCACGGCATGA
- a CDS encoding acyl carrier protein, whose protein sequence is MTAQPVPASSGDTDLALRALLGDVLGIPAARVAGFDEGTELFGALPEFDSMAVANLLTGIEERFDVTVEDDDVEAEDFTTYGALRRFVERMAG, encoded by the coding sequence ATGACCGCCCAGCCTGTTCCCGCGTCCTCCGGCGACACCGATCTCGCGCTGCGCGCGCTGCTCGGCGACGTATTGGGCATTCCTGCCGCGCGGGTGGCCGGGTTCGACGAGGGCACCGAGCTGTTCGGCGCCCTGCCCGAGTTCGACTCGATGGCGGTGGCCAACCTGCTGACCGGAATCGAGGAGCGGTTCGACGTTACCGTCGAGGACGACGACGTCGAGGCGGAGGACTTCACCACCTACGGTGCCTTGCGGCGGTTCGTGGAGCGGATGGCTGGCTGA
- the trxB gene encoding thioredoxin-disulfide reductase, with protein sequence MSDTVSSRMIVLGSGPAGLTAAIYAARAGLQPIVIQGIQPGGQLTTTTDVENYPGFRDVIQGPWLMEEMQAQAEHVGTRMVWDHIESVDLSRPPFRLKGDSGTTYVADTLVIATGAQAKWLGLPSEEHMKGKGASACATCDGFFYRGKKVAVIGGGNTAVEEALYLTNHSQDVTLIHRRDSLRAEKILQDRLFANPHIKIIWNAEVEEFLAAGEPETLVGLRLKDRVTGAAQELSVDGAFVAIGHKPATELFQGKLALDEDGYIAVDVGSTRTSVPGVFACGDVMDKIYRQAVTAAGTGCMAALDAEKYLAAQEYQALAAE encoded by the coding sequence ATGAGCGACACTGTTTCCAGCCGCATGATCGTCCTCGGTTCAGGCCCCGCCGGCCTGACCGCGGCGATCTATGCCGCCCGTGCCGGGCTGCAGCCCATCGTCATCCAGGGCATCCAGCCGGGTGGCCAGCTGACCACAACCACGGACGTCGAGAATTATCCCGGCTTCCGCGACGTCATCCAGGGCCCCTGGCTGATGGAGGAGATGCAGGCGCAGGCGGAGCATGTCGGCACACGCATGGTGTGGGACCACATCGAAAGCGTCGACCTCAGCCGCCCGCCGTTCCGGCTCAAGGGCGACAGCGGCACGACCTATGTCGCCGACACGCTGGTCATCGCGACCGGGGCGCAGGCCAAGTGGCTCGGCCTGCCGTCCGAAGAGCATATGAAGGGCAAGGGCGCGAGCGCCTGCGCGACCTGTGACGGCTTCTTCTATCGGGGCAAGAAGGTGGCCGTCATCGGCGGCGGCAACACCGCGGTCGAGGAAGCGCTCTACCTCACCAACCACTCGCAGGACGTGACGCTGATTCACCGGCGCGATTCGCTCCGCGCCGAGAAGATCCTGCAGGACCGGCTGTTCGCCAATCCGCATATCAAGATCATCTGGAACGCCGAGGTCGAGGAGTTCCTTGCCGCCGGTGAGCCCGAGACGCTGGTCGGGCTGCGGCTCAAGGACCGGGTCACCGGCGCCGCCCAGGAGTTGAGTGTCGACGGTGCGTTCGTCGCCATCGGCCACAAGCCCGCGACCGAACTGTTCCAGGGCAAGCTGGCTCTCGACGAGGACGGCTATATCGCGGTCGATGTCGGCTCCACCCGCACCAGCGTGCCCGGCGTGTTCGCCTGCGGCGACGTGATGGACAAGATCTACCGCCAGGCGGTCACGGCCGCCGGAACGGGCTGCATGGCGGCGCTGGATGCGGAGAAGTATCTGGCGGCGCAGGAATATCAGGCGCTGGCGGCGGAATAG
- a CDS encoding lmo0937 family membrane protein — protein MLATIAIILIVLWLAGFLVFHVTSGLIHILLIIGIIVLVLHFVRGRRTV, from the coding sequence ATGCTCGCCACCATCGCCATCATCCTCATCGTCCTGTGGCTCGCCGGTTTCCTGGTGTTCCACGTCACGAGCGGCCTCATCCACATCCTGCTGATCATCGGCATCATCGTGCTGGTGCTGCACTTCGTGCGCGGGCGCCGGACGGTCTAG